The following proteins are co-located in the Sporolactobacillus pectinivorans genome:
- a CDS encoding SHOCT domain-containing protein has translation MEKNEKLIRYSMQLAMLNQLLSSELISQKEYQLVKNRLMKDYRIFSDITV, from the coding sequence GTGGAGAAAAATGAAAAGTTGATTCGATACAGTATGCAGCTGGCTATGTTAAATCAACTGCTTTCGAGTGAATTGATTTCTCAAAAAGAATACCAACTTGTGAAAAACCGGTTAATGAAGGACTATAGAATATTTTCAGATATAACCGTTTGA
- a CDS encoding recombinase family protein — translation MQEVEVIKATSGLSKRLRGKSIERLRVAAYCRVSTNDEDQLNSYKSQVSYYTDLINQKKEWVLVDIYADEAITGTQVTKRENFQRMINDCMNGDIDMVITKSISRFARNTLDTLKYVRMLKGKNIAVYFEDEKINTLTMDGELLLVVLSSVAQQEVENISANVKKGLKMKMKRGELVGFQGCLGYDYHPEDKTITINEEEAEIVRYIFNRYVEGAGGSVIGHELENLGYKTKHGSATWVPTTVLGIIKNEKYKGDLLLGKTFTVDPISKRRLENMGEEDQFYIRHHHEPIVCEEVFENAQRILNKRNSARTTGVGKREKFSRKYAFSCLLECGFCGSNLSRRHWHSGSKYNKVIWQCVAATKKGKKFCPDSKGISEKAIEDAFVESYRLLCSDDKELLNEFLQRIDETLSSSTVNKQLAALEKEIATAESKKNKLVDMLLEATIGKEMYEPKYAALIEKQEQLSSEQQKLQETAGHEKDIKQRLKEFKKTLEQNKALNQFDRFTFESIVEKVIVGGYDEDGNKDPAQLTFVYKMGLKNHLNGKKFKPLRKNAKARHATDKLSPHNHNETNKLSSYNSPVTCGVHGVDV, via the coding sequence ATGCAGGAAGTCGAAGTGATAAAAGCAACAAGTGGTTTGTCAAAGCGTTTACGTGGCAAATCCATCGAGCGTTTGCGTGTGGCTGCGTATTGTCGGGTCAGTACGAACGATGAAGACCAGCTGAATAGTTACAAGTCACAAGTGAGTTATTACACGGATTTGATTAACCAGAAGAAAGAATGGGTTCTAGTTGATATCTATGCAGATGAAGCTATTACGGGGACGCAAGTAACGAAACGTGAAAATTTTCAGCGTATGATTAATGACTGTATGAATGGTGACATTGATATGGTCATTACCAAATCCATTTCAAGATTTGCCAGGAATACATTGGATACGCTGAAATATGTTCGGATGTTGAAGGGAAAGAACATCGCTGTCTATTTTGAGGATGAAAAGATCAATACGCTGACCATGGATGGGGAACTTCTGCTTGTTGTACTCAGTTCGGTAGCTCAGCAGGAAGTGGAGAACATTTCCGCAAACGTCAAAAAAGGCTTAAAAATGAAAATGAAGCGTGGGGAATTGGTCGGCTTTCAAGGTTGCCTCGGCTATGACTATCATCCGGAAGATAAGACGATTACCATCAATGAAGAAGAAGCAGAGATTGTCAGATATATTTTCAACCGATATGTTGAGGGTGCCGGTGGCTCCGTGATCGGGCATGAATTGGAGAACCTTGGTTACAAGACGAAACATGGAAGTGCAACATGGGTACCGACGACAGTGCTCGGGATTATTAAGAACGAGAAGTATAAAGGAGATTTATTACTCGGTAAGACATTTACGGTTGATCCGATTTCAAAACGACGACTCGAAAATATGGGCGAAGAGGATCAATTTTACATTCGTCATCATCACGAGCCGATTGTTTGTGAAGAAGTTTTTGAAAACGCCCAAAGGATTCTTAATAAGAGAAACAGCGCGCGGACGACAGGAGTTGGTAAGCGAGAAAAATTCAGCCGGAAATATGCGTTCAGCTGTCTGCTGGAATGCGGCTTCTGTGGCAGCAATTTATCAAGACGTCACTGGCATAGTGGTTCCAAGTACAACAAGGTGATCTGGCAGTGCGTCGCAGCAACCAAAAAAGGCAAGAAGTTTTGTCCGGATAGCAAGGGTATATCCGAAAAAGCGATTGAGGATGCTTTTGTTGAAAGTTATCGTTTGCTTTGCAGCGATGACAAAGAACTATTGAATGAATTTCTTCAAAGAATAGACGAAACGTTAAGCAGTAGCACGGTGAATAAACAGCTTGCTGCGTTAGAGAAAGAGATCGCTACTGCCGAGAGTAAGAAAAACAAGCTGGTGGACATGCTTCTGGAAGCAACCATCGGGAAAGAAATGTACGAGCCAAAGTATGCTGCATTGATTGAAAAGCAGGAACAGCTTTCAAGCGAGCAACAGAAACTTCAGGAAACAGCCGGCCATGAGAAGGACATTAAGCAACGTTTGAAGGAATTCAAGAAGACCCTAGAACAGAATAAGGCGCTGAATCAATTTGATCGATTTACTTTTGAGAGCATCGTAGAGAAAGTTATTGTCGGCGGTTATGATGAAGACGGCAATAAAGATCCGGCACAACTCACCTTTGTCTATAAAATGGGCCTGAAAAATCATTTGAATGGCAAGAAATTTAAGCCACTGAGAAAAAATGCTAAAGCAAGACATGCCACTGATAAATTGTCCCCCCATAACCATAACGAGACCAATAAATTGTCCTCTTATAACAGCCCTGTCACATGTGGGGTGCATGGTGTTGATGTCTAG
- a CDS encoding DUF4145 domain-containing protein, translating to MQIFDFIELADLKNKKEVERAKLLCFYHYKETGESKFTMVIITELMKKCGFNIPNSSRLKEKLTKSKDKVLFPVKNTKNVLEFIPAILQKLEKEIGVSWNDTETIESSSEIIDEDKFCGKRKYIDRLIMQINHSYAYNCYDACAVLMRRLFEVMLVLSYQKLHIDDEIRDPSGSGYLMLDKIIRNAKSNKILKLSRIKNEFDTFRKVGNFSAHNITYSAGRKDIDDIKLSYRVMLEELYNKSGLM from the coding sequence ATGCAAATATTTGATTTTATAGAGTTAGCTGATCTGAAAAACAAAAAAGAAGTAGAACGTGCTAAGCTGTTGTGCTTTTATCATTATAAAGAAACCGGTGAATCGAAGTTCACTATGGTAATAATTACAGAATTAATGAAAAAATGCGGATTTAATATTCCCAACTCTTCTCGACTTAAGGAAAAACTTACAAAGAGCAAAGACAAAGTATTGTTTCCTGTCAAGAATACAAAAAACGTCCTCGAATTTATACCCGCTATTCTTCAAAAACTTGAAAAAGAAATTGGGGTGTCATGGAACGATACAGAAACGATAGAATCATCAAGTGAAATTATAGATGAAGACAAATTTTGTGGTAAGCGCAAATATATAGATCGTTTAATAATGCAAATCAATCATTCATATGCATATAACTGTTATGATGCTTGTGCTGTATTAATGCGACGATTATTTGAAGTTATGCTTGTACTTTCATATCAGAAATTACATATTGATGATGAAATCAGAGATCCTTCTGGTTCGGGATATCTCATGCTTGACAAAATTATAAGAAATGCAAAAAGTAACAAAATACTAAAGCTGTCACGAATTAAAAACGAGTTTGATACGTTTAGAAAAGTTGGTAATTTTTCAGCACATAATATTACATATTCTGCTGGCAGAAAGGACATTGATGATATTAAGCTTAGTTATCGCGTAATGTTAGAAGAACTTTATAATAAATCTGGACTTATGTAA